Part of the Paenibacillus aurantius genome, AGGAAGCCCTTCACCCAGTTCGTTTCATCCTGGGCGTTGCGGATAAGCCACTCGGGATGCACGCGAGCGAGCTTCTCATCCAGGCCGGCGGACAGGTAAACGGGGGTCAAAACGCCGATTTCATGCGCAGCTTCGATCATGGCCCCAAGCAGGTCAAACGTAAGGCCGGGATGAATGGTGTTGGCCTGGGAAGGGTGATACGCCCAACCGTGATGGCATTTGGAGAACACCGTGACCGAGTCCACATGTCCCTTCTGAAGCATTCTTTGAAACTGGGATTTGTCAAAATGCTTACCGATTCCGTTAATGGCCTCCGAGGTATGGAAATCGAGATGAACCTGCCGGAAACGCATGCTTCTTCAACTCCTTGATGGGGTGATCCTCTTCCTAAGGAAGGGGCTTGACTCGTCTGCTTGCTTTCTAATGTAACCGCTCTTAGAGAAGGCGTACAGAGCCGATTCCGGATGGACATAGCACATTTTCGACTTGTTGAGAGCCACGACTTGCCGTATTATGGCGTTAGGAAAGAAGGAAACCGAAAAATCTCTTCTTATTCTCGACTTCCCTCGAGAAGCGATCTAAGAACCGGAGGTTGCTATGGACTGCTTGGAGCTTGCCATCCCGCCCCTGCCCCAATTTCTGACCGTCGGCCATGGGTATTGGCCGGTAGGCATGAAGCATGCTTGCCGCATGTTCCGTGTGTACGACCTGCTGGTTGTAGCCGGAGGTTGTCTGTATATGACGGAGGAGGGGAAGGAGTACGAACTGAGGGAAGGTGACATGCTTCTGCTGGAGCCGGGCCGGCAGCATTGGGGCCACAGGCCGGTAGACGAGATAACGGAAATCTATTGGGTTCATTTTCTTCATTCGGATCCGGTGCGAAGGCTGCCGGCCGGCGACGTTCCCTGGTCCCGCCTGCTGCCGCAGGACACGGACCGGGACCTGACGCCGACTCCCCAGTATCTCTACCTCCCGAAGCATGGAAAGGTCCAGCTGGCCGTTCTCCGTCCTCTGCTAGAACGGATGGTCGAGCTTCACCGGGCCTTCTCCCTTGGCAGCGCGGTGTCTCTTCACGCTCATCTCGCCGAATTCTTCGTCCGGCTGCAGGGGGCGGCAAGAGGAGGACAGGGCTCCCGTTCCCAGCTGATCTCGGAGAAGGCCGTGGACTACCTCCGCCGTCATGCCGGAGAGCCGTTTCAGGCGAAACGGATGGAGGAGGAGCTTCATTTTCAGTTTGATTATCTCTCCCGCTGCCTGAAGAAGCATACCGGGCTAAGCCCGCTGCAGTACTTGAACCGGCTCCGAATCGGACGGGCGAATGAGCTTCTGGAGAACACGGATCTGACGATTCAGGAGATCGGGGACCGGGTAGGAGTGGGGAACGGCAATTATTTCATCCGGCTTTACCGCAGGCTGACCGGCATGACACCCGGAGAGTTCCGCCAGTCGAGGCAGGGACGGGTATGACCAAGAAAAAGCGGAAGCGAAGGCTCCAGGCCTTACGCTTCCGCTTTTTCCTCTTCTTCCTTATGCCGCAGGAATTCCTTCCCGTATTCCCCGTGGGGATGAATCTTGGCATGCTCCATCTGGATGGTGGAGTGCTCGATGCCGTACTTGTTTTTCAACGTTTCGTTAATGGCCAGGATGATGCAGAACGGCTGAATCTTCTCATCGATGAAGACGTGGGCGGTGAGCGAGTAATGATCCGTGGAAATGGCCCACAGGTGCATTTCGTGAACATCCTCCACGCCTTCCACAAGGCCGATGTCGCGGCGGATCTCTTCGAGGTCGAAATGCTCCGGTACCGACTCCATCAGAATCAGGTACGACTCCCGGATAATTTTGGCCCCACCGACAAAAATAATACCACCGATGACGATACTGATAACCGGGTCCACGATCGTCCAACCCGTAAAGTAGATAATAATGGCGGAAACGATTACCCCGACCGAGCTCAGCAGATCCCCGATAAAATGCCACAAGGCGCTCTGCACGTTGAGGTTCTCTTCTTCCTTCATGCTGCGGCTCAGCACAATAGTCAGCACTATGTTGACGATTAGCCCGATGACCGCGATCGTGAGCATGGTACCGAGCATCACCGGCTCCGGATGGATCATCCGGTTGATGCCCTCGATGAAAATTCCGACGGCGATCACCGCCAACGCAAGCCCATTCAGGAACGAGGCGATAATTTCAAACCTCAGGTAACCGAATGTATATTTGGAAGTCGGCGGCCGGGTAGCCATATAGATGGCGACCATGCTAAGCCCGAGGGCGAGCACGTCGGATATCATGTGAGCCGAGTCGGAGAGAAGCGCCAAGGAATTGGAGACCAGGCCTCCGATAATTTCCACGATGGTAAAGAACGCGGTGAGCAGCAGGGTGGTCCACAGCGTGCGTTTGGACTTGCTTTGCTCTTTGACATGGTGAAGATGGTGGTAATCGGACATGAAAAGCCTCCCTGCTTGAAATAAGTGGTTCGTATCCGCATTATACGCTACCCCGGCGGAGCATGCAATCCGCCTTCCTCTGCAGACAAAATGCCCTATTTTTCGAGTTTTCCCCTGGAAAAGATGGGTAATATAACAATACAACACGAGTGGAGGGGAAGCTGATGAAAAAACAGTGGATTGCGGCTGTTCTGCTATGCGGACTATGCGGATTTACGGTGAGGGCGGGGGCGGCTCCGGAGGATCCTATCCTATCCTTCCCCGTCCTGAGCGACATTCATGTACAGAGCGGGGACGCCAAGTCCCAGCGTAAGTTCAAAGCGGCGTTAGAGGATCTTAGCGAAATCAACCCGGGTGCCAATACGCTGGTTATCAACGGGGACCTCGGAAACGGAAGACCTTCCGACTATAGCGTCCTTAGTGAGATTCTGGACTCGACCGCGCATCCGCCTATTCATTTTACCATTGGAAATCATGAGTTCTATAAGGCTTACTTAAAGGGAGACAGCTGGAACCCGGACGGCTTCCCGAACGGAGAGACGGAGCAGGCCTCCATCAACCGCTTCTTGACGTTTACCGGAATGGACAAGCTGTATCACGACGCCTGGATCAAAGACTACCATTTCATCTTCCTCGGATCGGAGCAGTTCCGTCAGTCGAATCCGGATAACGGGGATGACGCCTACCTCTCGGAAACCCAGCTTGCCTGGCTGAAGGAGAAGCTGCAGGAAGGGGCGGAGCTTAACAAGCCGATCTTCGTGTTTCTTCATCAGCCGCTGCCTTTCACGGTAACGGGAAGCAACGAAGCCCGCGGAGTGGTTCAGCATAAGGAGCTGAAGCAGATCTTGGACGCCTATCCCCAGGTCATCATGTTTAACAGCCACACGCACTACCTGCTTGGCAGCCCGAACAGCGTGTACCGCGACCGTTTTCTTATGGTCAACACCTCCTCCGCTTCAGAGCCCTGGAGTGTGAAAGCAGGACCGCTGGATGGCGATGAAAGCGAAGGTCTGGTGGTTCAGGTCTTCCCGAATGCCGTTGTCCTAAAAGGTCGTGATTTCGCCTCGAGACAGTGGATCTCCTACGCCCAGTACGTGATTCCGACAGGAAACGCCGGCAGCGGAGGGTGAAATTTGTAACACAAATGAAATATTTCTGTTACGCTTCCTTAATGTGTAAAGGCTATGATAATAAACAAGACCCCCTTTTTTAATAATATATAACTTGGACCCGCCCCGTTGGCGTGGTCCTCTTTTTTTGTGGTTGCCAATGGAATCAACATGGCCATAATAAAAGCATTACCAAGCGTGCCAAAACGCGCTGTGTTCGTTACTTCGGTCCTAGGTTCTAATCATTCAAAAAGAACAGGTAATGACTTAGATAAGCCTAACCAATTGATCGGTACCTCTTCAGGATTGTCACTATAAACGCCCTTCAAAAAACGACTAATGAAACATGCTTGGTTTTCAATTAGGATCTCTTTGATTTCGGAAGGCATTACGGGAATGGAGTAATCGTTCTTGCGGCCAAAATCGGCAAGAGGCAAAAACATTTCGAGGCTTTTTCTGTACTTGCAGTTCTTTGGAAATCGGGGCGAACTACCGGAGTCGTACTTGGACAAACGGACAGACTTCCAGTGGGCCAGCAGCAGCGGACTCGCTTCCAGTTCCAGCACGGCAAAATGTTCGGAAGGCTCTCTTCGTTGATAAGTAGTCAACATTTTGAAACAATCTTGTCGGGTGGGCCAAAAGAAAACATGTCTGTCAAGGTAAGATCTGAATTGTTCCACGGTGCAGTCTCTCTTCATTAAATTTGCAGGAATACGAAGATTCGGATTAACCGTTATTTCAAACCCTCCATGATAGGCCTCGTTAGTTGTCAAGCGACGTTCGCCTTCGGAGTGCGGCAAAATACGATAGCTTGACCATAAAGAATCAAAATGTGCGATGGAAGTTAAATTTTTCGCTCTCGTAAAATGATAAACAGATTTTCTTCCGGCAGACTTTGTTATTCTGGCGATAATAGTGGCGATACTCGTGGCCATGTCATGAGATTTCTCCTTTGCGTAAACTATCAGCGGTCTTCTTGCCAGTGCTATTCCTTACAGAAGATGGATACCTAACCGTCACTCCTATAGATAAGCTTTAGGTTCAACTAATCCGTTTATCCCTACCAAACCTTTCCCCCGTTTTGAGGATTGGCTGAAGGCTTTTTTGACAGTCAAATAAGCGTTAAATGATCGGTAAGCCGTCATTTGCCTATGTCTGGTATGTGGCGGTTTTTCTTTTGATCTTGAATCTACCGTTCCGGAAGGCAGATTCCTTAAGCGAACATCCCCTTCCCTTCCCGCTCCAAAGGTGATTCTTAAGAACTAAACGATTGACAACATTCGACACAAATTCTACACTGTATGTACCAAATACTGACAACCAACAAGAAGGGGATTACCTTGGCCACTAAAGTAAAGCATTCATCGTCCGTCCTCAGCCGATTTCGCCTCCGCAGCATCAAGCTGAAGCTGCAGCTGTTCACCTGCCTGGTGCTCCTGGCCGCTCTCGTCTCAGCCTCGTACATCGCTCTGTCCAAAGCCTCCAAGGAGCTAGAAGAAGAAATTAACGGCAACGCGGAAGCGACGGCCGGCATGATTGCCTCGAAGCTAGACAGCAACCTGTCCCATTACCTGACCATTCTGCAAACCTTGGCCCAAACGGGGGCGGCGTACATAGGCAGCGACTCCAAGCAGCTGGAATTCGTTCGGCAGGCACAGGCGCAGAATCCGGCTCTTACCGCTATTATCTTTGCCCACGATCTGACCGGAGCCAAGGCGGTGACCCACAAAGGAGATGCGGTCGACATCTCCTCCCGTCCTTTTATGAAGGAACTGGCGGAAGGCCGGACCACGGTTTCCGATCCGGTCATTTCGAAGGTGGACGGATCGTTGTCCGTCATTCTGGGCGTTCCGCTGTTGAACGGACAGAAGGTCGTGGGATCCTATACGGCCTCCCTGCCGCTTGCGGAGGTGACGAAGCCCATATCGGAGTCGACCTTCGGAGCCTCGGGTTATGCCGTCCTGTTCGATTCCCAGGGCCAGGTTATCCAGCACCCGGACAAGGACCGCATGATGAAGACCAAGTCCGCCGACTACGCCTCGGAAGTCGTTCAGGCCCTGGATGCGGCAAGGAAAGGGGAGGTTACGCATTTCTTCTTCCAAGAGAATGGGGAAACCCGTTTTGGGTTAGCCCACAGGACTTCGGGGAATTGGGTCGTTATGCTTAGCGCTCCTGCAAGCGAACTGGGCAAGCCGGTTCAGGATATGGCGGTCCATTCCATCGTCTTGATCCTTCTCGTGCTTGTCGGCGGTCTGGTTCTCTCCTATTTCTTTGCCCACGGGCTGACCAAGCCGATTAACCGGCTTAAGGGCGCCATTGAAGCGGTGGAAGCCGGAGATTTGACGGGGAAGGTGACTGTCACCAGCCGGGATGAAATAGGCCGGGCTTCGGATAGCTTTAACCGGATGACGGAAACGCTGAACGAAATCCTCGGCGGGGTAAATGGGGCTTCTCTCCAGCTCGCGGCTTCTTCTCAGCAGCTGACGGCGGGTGCCGAGCAAAGCTCCGTCGTGACCGGGCAGATCGCCTCCTCGGTTCAAGTCGTCGCGGAAGGAGCGGAATACCAGGTCGGCAACATCAAGCTGAGCACCCGAATGATTGAGAACGTAACGGATAAAATCACCCACATTACCGAGCATGCCAAACAGGCCTCCTCCGCGGTCACCGAAGCGGCAAGCCGGGCGGAGAAGGGGGACGCCGCGGTACGGGGAGCCGTAACCCAGATGGACAACATCGAGAGGCTGATTCAAGAGCTGGCCGCGACGATTAGCGGGCTGTCCCAGCGCTCCCAGGAGATCGGTCACATCATCGGCATGATCTCCTCCATTGCCCAGCAAACGAACCTGCTTTCGCTGAATGCGGCCATCGAGGCAGCGCGCTCCGGCGAGGCGGGCCGGGGCTTTGCGGTCGTGGCGTCCGAAATTCGCAAATTAGCGGATCAGACGGATCAGTCCGCCCGCCAAATCAGCGGCCTCATTACGAATGTTCAGACGGAGACGGGACAGGCGGACCAGGCCATGAATGCGGCTATCCTCGAAGTGGGATCGGGTCTGCAGGCCGTTCACGCGGCGGGTGTTCTTTTCGATGAAATCCACAGCCAGATTTCGTCGGTGGAAGGGCTTGTCCGGCAGGTGTCGGATTATTCGGAGGAAATTTCCATGGTAACGGAAAATATGGTCGCTTCGATCCGGTCCATAGCCGATATCGCTTCGACGAACTCCGACGAAAGCCAGAATGTAGCGGCTTCCGCGGAGGAACAGCTGGCGTCCATGGAGGAAATTACCCATTCGGCGGCATCGCTTTCCCAAATGGCGGAAGATCTGAGGGCACTCGTGTCCCGCTTTCGGATAAAGCAAGAGTAACCAAGAAGACAGGGACTGGACGGAAAGCGGAAAGGAGCTTGCCGTTCAGTCCTTTTTTCTATAGCTTCTGAACGATCACTTTTACAAGAAGGGCCGTCGTAGAGGTAATCAGAATCCGGTTAGGATCAAGAATCTTGACAGCGGGCTGGATGACTTGATTATCGGGAGTCAGGATAAGGATATAAGGAGCGTTAGTATTCAGGTTATAAACGACGGTGGCGGAGAAAGCCGGCCCGTCCGGCGCAAGCGAAATGGTGGTCCGGTAGGTCGTTTCCGGATCATAGTCCACATAGAGGGCGGGGTCGGGAGGGAGCAGGATTACATTATCCAGGCCGGTGTTGACGGAAATAACCCGGATCATCGGATTGGCGGTGTCGTAGTAAGCCAAGCTTAATGGAACGGAACCGGTATAGCGGATGGTGGAGTCCTTAAGAAACAGGGTGAAGACGAAACGGACGCCTGGCTTTGTATGGTCGACGAGATAGGCGAAGCTGGAATTGTTGAGGAGTACCGTGGAGCGGGTAAGGCGGATAGTGCCGCCCGGCTGGTTGAAATCGGTCTCTATCAGAGCGGTCAGCTTGTTCGAGATGAGATCGGAATCTTCCACGATGGTAACGGCCTGGGAACCGGGGGTATTGATATTGCCGGCTTTCAGAACGGTATCGGTGAAGGAGGAGCGTACGATGGTGACCTCCCGGCTTTTAGTTAAGTAGATGTGGTTAGTTATAGCGCCGTCGAGGAAGGTGCAGCATTCCATGTAGATTTTCTCGCTGGCCGCCGTTCCGTTAACTGTCTGGAGATTGACCCGGACATTGTTGAAGGTGCTGGCGAGCACACGATAGGTTTTCAGGGTGATGTCTCGTGGAACGGAGGAGTCCAGAACACAGCCTTCCAGCTTGTTGATGGTGATCACCGGGGTAGACGTCAGGGAAGAATAGCGGATGCGGTTGCCGCGGAAGACAGTAAGCTCAGATGCCCCCATATTCAAGTTAGGGATATCCGTTAGATGATTGTCCGTTACATGGACCTGATAGGTGGAGTTTCCGAAAAACGAGAGATTTCCGCCGGTAAGGGAATTGCCGGTAATCTCCACGTACGCGTCTGCAAAGTTCGAATTCATCAGCCCGAGGGTCGTTCCGCAGTTGTAGATAACATTGCCCTTCAGAACGGCGAACCGAAGACTGTACAGGTTGATGCCGATGGAATCCATGTTATAGATGTGATTGTTCTCCACATGTAGGGAATAGCAGCCGGCGAGAATGCCGTGGTTGCTGCCGTACATCAGGTTGTGGCGGATGACGCAGTTGTCTCCGTAGGAGTCCTCCTGGTTGACGGCATAGCGGGTGGAGTCGGGGAAGATAGGCTTCCCGTCGAGAAAGCGGCCGCTTCCTTTTCCATTGTCCCGGATAACATTGTGCTGGAGCACGTTATAGCTGCCCCCGAGTGTAATGCCGCCCCGGTGTCCGTTGAAGAGCTCATTGTATTCCACCGTGTTGTGATGGGGAATGGAACCGAATTTCAGCGTAAGCTGCATGTTTTTGGCCGGAGAGGTCTCATTAAAGAACACCAGGCGCATCTTGGCGGCCCCGTCGGGGATTGTGATGTCGGTATAGATTTTCTTTCGGCGCAGGGCCCCCATGTAGCTGTTATCGGCCCGGTAGTAGAAAACGTCGATTTCTCTTGTGGTCAATGCGGTCAGACGGGCGTAACCGGCGCCGGCCACGAGAAAGGAAGAGTAAGACGGATTCGCAGGAAGGGAGAGAAAGCCGGAGGTCAGCGTATTGCTGGAAGGGACAGGCTGTCCTGTAGTATAATCCAAGGCACCGAGCGTCAGATTTAAATTGAATTCCGCTAATTCCCGAGAGGCTGTGCTGGCAAAGGTAACATTGTCCCCCATATAATCCCGGACGGTGCAGTGGCTGATAGAGCTAAAGCGTGTGCTTCTCTGAAACGAGACGCCGTAGGTGCCTTCCATTCGGGCCTCATTCGGGCTCAAGAAACTGCGGTCGTCCCGGTCTCCGATTATCGTGCCTCCCGTTAGATGGGCGTCTGTCACGTTGTCGAAGACGAGGCTTTTGCCGCCGAAGTTGTAGTAGTCCGTCGTGGTGCGGGGGTCGAAGGGAGATTTGGTGTCCGAGTCGTAGATCACCTTCAGAGTAGAGCCGTTCAGATGGAATGTCAGATGGCTCTGCATTTCGATGGCACGCGGGTAGCATAGGGCATAAGAGCCTTCCGGCAGCACCGCCCCCGGGTACCCGTTGTCCCTGGCGTAACGAAGCGCGCGGTTGATTCCCTGAATGTTGGCATCCGCCATGGCATAGTCGGCCGGCGTGTAGGGCTTGGCGGGCAGCCCTTGCTTAATGCCCCACCGGCTCAATTCAATAAGATACATAGCCTCACCCCTTTTGGATCCCGTATAGGAGAGAAGTCCTATTTATCGGAAGTAAATTATAGTATGAAGCACGGCGTAAACCGCATGGACGAGTATGGAGCGGCGCGAGCCTTTTCTCCCCCTTAATATCCCGTTTGAGACGCCAACGGCACGGCGGGAATTCCCCGACAGGAAGGAGGTATCCGGTATGGCCGATTCACGGTTAACCCGAAGAACGTTTCTAAGAAAAAGCCTGTTCGCGGCGGGAGCTCTGCCCATGCTGCTCGGAGCCGGAGGTCTGTACGGAGTATTCGGCGAACGCTACTGGATCCAGATTCAGAAAATCAAGCTGGCTCCCGGACGCCTCCCGGCTGCTTTTCACGGCATGCGGGTGGTTCAGTTCAGCGATACCCATCTCGGCAAATATTACAGCGTGAACCGGCTCGCGCATATGGCCGAGCTTGTTCAG contains:
- a CDS encoding helix-turn-helix transcriptional regulator, coding for MDCLELAIPPLPQFLTVGHGYWPVGMKHACRMFRVYDLLVVAGGCLYMTEEGKEYELREGDMLLLEPGRQHWGHRPVDEITEIYWVHFLHSDPVRRLPAGDVPWSRLLPQDTDRDLTPTPQYLYLPKHGKVQLAVLRPLLERMVELHRAFSLGSAVSLHAHLAEFFVRLQGAARGGQGSRSQLISEKAVDYLRRHAGEPFQAKRMEEELHFQFDYLSRCLKKHTGLSPLQYLNRLRIGRANELLENTDLTIQEIGDRVGVGNGNYFIRLYRRLTGMTPGEFRQSRQGRV
- a CDS encoding cation diffusion facilitator family transporter; translation: MSDYHHLHHVKEQSKSKRTLWTTLLLTAFFTIVEIIGGLVSNSLALLSDSAHMISDVLALGLSMVAIYMATRPPTSKYTFGYLRFEIIASFLNGLALAVIAVGIFIEGINRMIHPEPVMLGTMLTIAVIGLIVNIVLTIVLSRSMKEEENLNVQSALWHFIGDLLSSVGVIVSAIIIYFTGWTIVDPVISIVIGGIIFVGGAKIIRESYLILMESVPEHFDLEEIRRDIGLVEGVEDVHEMHLWAISTDHYSLTAHVFIDEKIQPFCIILAINETLKNKYGIEHSTIQMEHAKIHPHGEYGKEFLRHKEEEEKAEA
- a CDS encoding metallophosphoesterase family protein, with product MKKQWIAAVLLCGLCGFTVRAGAAPEDPILSFPVLSDIHVQSGDAKSQRKFKAALEDLSEINPGANTLVINGDLGNGRPSDYSVLSEILDSTAHPPIHFTIGNHEFYKAYLKGDSWNPDGFPNGETEQASINRFLTFTGMDKLYHDAWIKDYHFIFLGSEQFRQSNPDNGDDAYLSETQLAWLKEKLQEGAELNKPIFVFLHQPLPFTVTGSNEARGVVQHKELKQILDAYPQVIMFNSHTHYLLGSPNSVYRDRFLMVNTSSASEPWSVKAGPLDGDESEGLVVQVFPNAVVLKGRDFASRQWISYAQYVIPTGNAGSGG
- a CDS encoding DUF7002 family protein gives rise to the protein MATSIATIIARITKSAGRKSVYHFTRAKNLTSIAHFDSLWSSYRILPHSEGERRLTTNEAYHGGFEITVNPNLRIPANLMKRDCTVEQFRSYLDRHVFFWPTRQDCFKMLTTYQRREPSEHFAVLELEASPLLLAHWKSVRLSKYDSGSSPRFPKNCKYRKSLEMFLPLADFGRKNDYSIPVMPSEIKEILIENQACFISRFLKGVYSDNPEEVPINWLGLSKSLPVLFE
- a CDS encoding methyl-accepting chemotaxis protein — encoded protein: MATKVKHSSSVLSRFRLRSIKLKLQLFTCLVLLAALVSASYIALSKASKELEEEINGNAEATAGMIASKLDSNLSHYLTILQTLAQTGAAYIGSDSKQLEFVRQAQAQNPALTAIIFAHDLTGAKAVTHKGDAVDISSRPFMKELAEGRTTVSDPVISKVDGSLSVILGVPLLNGQKVVGSYTASLPLAEVTKPISESTFGASGYAVLFDSQGQVIQHPDKDRMMKTKSADYASEVVQALDAARKGEVTHFFFQENGETRFGLAHRTSGNWVVMLSAPASELGKPVQDMAVHSIVLILLVLVGGLVLSYFFAHGLTKPINRLKGAIEAVEAGDLTGKVTVTSRDEIGRASDSFNRMTETLNEILGGVNGASLQLAASSQQLTAGAEQSSVVTGQIASSVQVVAEGAEYQVGNIKLSTRMIENVTDKITHITEHAKQASSAVTEAASRAEKGDAAVRGAVTQMDNIERLIQELAATISGLSQRSQEIGHIIGMISSIAQQTNLLSLNAAIEAARSGEAGRGFAVVASEIRKLADQTDQSARQISGLITNVQTETGQADQAMNAAILEVGSGLQAVHAAGVLFDEIHSQISSVEGLVRQVSDYSEEISMVTENMVASIRSIADIASTNSDESQNVAASAEEQLASMEEITHSAASLSQMAEDLRALVSRFRIKQE
- a CDS encoding right-handed parallel beta-helix repeat-containing protein, yielding MYLIELSRWGIKQGLPAKPYTPADYAMADANIQGINRALRYARDNGYPGAVLPEGSYALCYPRAIEMQSHLTFHLNGSTLKVIYDSDTKSPFDPRTTTDYYNFGGKSLVFDNVTDAHLTGGTIIGDRDDRSFLSPNEARMEGTYGVSFQRSTRFSSISHCTVRDYMGDNVTFASTASRELAEFNLNLTLGALDYTTGQPVPSSNTLTSGFLSLPANPSYSSFLVAGAGYARLTALTTREIDVFYYRADNSYMGALRRKKIYTDITIPDGAAKMRLVFFNETSPAKNMQLTLKFGSIPHHNTVEYNELFNGHRGGITLGGSYNVLQHNVIRDNGKGSGRFLDGKPIFPDSTRYAVNQEDSYGDNCVIRHNLMYGSNHGILAGCYSLHVENNHIYNMDSIGINLYSLRFAVLKGNVIYNCGTTLGLMNSNFADAYVEITGNSLTGGNLSFFGNSTYQVHVTDNHLTDIPNLNMGASELTVFRGNRIRYSSLTSTPVITINKLEGCVLDSSVPRDITLKTYRVLASTFNNVRVNLQTVNGTAASEKIYMECCTFLDGAITNHIYLTKSREVTIVRSSFTDTVLKAGNINTPGSQAVTIVEDSDLISNKLTALIETDFNQPGGTIRLTRSTVLLNNSSFAYLVDHTKPGVRFVFTLFLKDSTIRYTGSVPLSLAYYDTANPMIRVISVNTGLDNVILLPPDPALYVDYDPETTYRTTISLAPDGPAFSATVVYNLNTNAPYILILTPDNQVIQPAVKILDPNRILITSTTALLVKVIVQKL